From the Halobellus litoreus genome, the window ACGTACCCCTGTTCGCCCTCGGCGCTCTACTGCGTCGGCCGCAACTACGCCGAGACGCTCGATCAGATGGACTACGACCGCCCCGAGGAGCCCGATTTCTTCATCAAGCCGCCGAGCGCCCTGATCGGTCCGAACGAGCCGATCCGGTATCCCTCGTGGACGGACGAACTGACGTACGCGGGCGAACTCGCCGCCGTCGTCGACGAGCGCTGTCACGACGTCGACCCCGAGGACGTTCCGGACGTGATCAGGGGGTACACGGTGATGAACGACGTCGACGCGCTGGACCAACAGGGGCGGACCGCCCGGAAGGCCTTCGACACGTCCGGGCCGCTGGGGCCGTGGATCGAGACGGACGTCACCCCGTACGACCTCGATATCCGGACCGAGATCAACGGCGAGGTGCGGCAGGATTCGAACACGGAATTGATGCTGTTCGACCCCTACGAGGTCGTCTCGTTTCTCTCGCGGCGGTTCACGTTCCGCCCGGGCGACGTGATCGCCTTCGGCAGTCCGGCGAATCCGGGCACGATCGACCCCGGCGACGAGGTCGAGATCACCTACGAGGGCGTCGGGACGCTGAAAAACACCGTCGTCGGCTAATACTATCAACTGTACGTGTGTGAAGGACTTCGGGACGCCGGGGCCCCGCAGCGTGGAGCAGGTACGACCGACCGGGTGACTCGCGCTACTCCGCGTCGGCGGCGTCGGCTCCGGGAGTGGCGTCGGGGCCGGCTTCGGAATCGAGGTCGCCCCGTCGCTCCAGGTACTCGCGCCCCTCTTCGGTCTCGGAGATCAGGTCGTCGAAGATCGCCGCGTCAGTCTTGAACTTGTGGAGGTTGTGGACGGACGTCGTCTCGAACTCGTCGATGACGTCGCCGTGGTCCTCGAAGAAGGACGTCACCCACTCGTCCATCTGCTCGGTGCTCCGGAACTGGGTGATCAGCTGCCAGCGGTACTTGTGATCGGCGTTGAAGAACATCAGCACGTGGGGGTCTTCGACGAGCGCGTCGTAGCAGTCCTCCCAGTGGTCTCTGAAGTTCGGGTAGTGGAACGCGATCCGGAACACGTAGTGTTTGAACAGCGTCCGCCGGGGGACGACGGTCTTCCGAAAGAGCCCGTCGGTCTCCATCTCGCGCAGGAGCGTGTTCACGTGATTGTGGGACAGCGAGATGTCGTAC encodes:
- a CDS encoding fumarylacetoacetate hydrolase family protein, translating into MRIARLQTPEGPITGRYEDGTVVADDGSYVVGRDGTLTYPCSPSALYCVGRNYAETLDQMDYDRPEEPDFFIKPPSALIGPNEPIRYPSWTDELTYAGELAAVVDERCHDVDPEDVPDVIRGYTVMNDVDALDQQGRTARKAFDTSGPLGPWIETDVTPYDLDIRTEINGEVRQDSNTELMLFDPYEVVSFLSRRFTFRPGDVIAFGSPANPGTIDPGDEVEITYEGVGTLKNTVVG
- a CDS encoding helix-turn-helix domain-containing protein, translated to MSDDTLADIGARDLILLQARIANPTASSRELSEILKEEYDISLSHNHVNTLLREMETDGLFRKTVVPRRTLFKHYVFRIAFHYPNFRDHWEDCYDALVEDPHVLMFFNADHKYRWQLITQFRSTEQMDEWVTSFFEDHGDVIDEFETTSVHNLHKFKTDAAIFDDLISETEEGREYLERRGDLDSEAGPDATPGADAADAE